From one Phalacrocorax aristotelis unplaced genomic scaffold, bGulAri2.1 scaffold_256, whole genome shotgun sequence genomic stretch:
- the LOC142051127 gene encoding cytochrome P450 2G1-like has product MELSGTVTFLLLLALVLFLAARRGRQALLPPGPPALPLVGNLLQISPSHTLQSLLKLSQTYGPVFTVYLGSRRVVVLRGHEAVREALVENGDAFAGRGRMPTVEETFRGHGLVFSNGERWRQLRRFSLTVLRDFGMGRKSIEGRIQEEAQILLQELRSTQGQPFDPTYLLSCAVSNIICSIVFGNRFDYRDEEFLELLQMMNDSFRELSTPWSQFYEMAETFLKYFPGPHTRIPRLLARMRSFIARRVRRNAETLEPGLPRDFIDCFLLQMEKEKDNPSSEFNMENLELTTLNLFFAGTETVSSTLRYGFLMLMKHPAVQEKVYEEIERVIGCDRPPNIEDRSQMPYTDAVIHEIQRCSDLIPMNVPHLVTRDTFFRGYLIPKDTEVYPLLSSVLHDPSAYKHPETFDPTNFLDENGCFKRNEAFVPFSAGRRVCLGEALARMELFLFLTTILQSFRLQPLVPPAQLPTAPLESGFANIPPFYQLRVVPR; this is encoded by the exons ATGGAGCTGAGCGGGACCGTgaccttcctcctgctgctcgCCCTCGTCCTCTTCCTCGCCGCGCGACGGGGGCGACaggccctgctgccccccggccccccggcgCTGCCCCTCGTGGGTAACCTCCTGCAGATCTCGCCCTCCCACACCCTCCAGTCCCTGCTGAAG ctGAGCCAGACCTACGGCCCCGTGTTCACCGTGTACCTGGGCTCGCGGCGCGTGGTGGTGCTGCGGGGGCACGAGGCGGTGCGGGAGGCGCTGGTGGAGAACGGCGACGCCTTCGCGGGCCGCGGGCGCATGCCGACGGTGGAGGAGACCTTCCGCGGGCACG GGTTGGTCTTCTCCAACGGGGAGCGCTGGCGCCAGCTGCGCCGCTTCTCCCTGACGGTGCTGCGGGATTTCGGGATGGGTCGGAAGAGCATCGAGGGCCGGATCCAGGAGGAAGCCCAGatcctgctgcaggagctgcgcAGCACCCAGG ggCAGCCTTTCGACCCCACGTACCTGTTGAGCTGCGCCGTCTCCAACATCATCTGCTCCATCGTCTTCGGGAATCGCTTCGATTACCGGGATGAGGAATTCCTGGAGCTGCTCCAAATGATGAACGACAGCTTTCGGGAGCTCAGCACCCCCTGGTCGCAg TTTTATGAGATGGCCGAGACCTTCCTCAAGTACTTCCCGGGCCCCCACACCAGGATCCCGCGGCTGCTGGCGAGGATGAGGAGCTTCATCGCCCGGCGGGTGCGGAGGAACGCCGAGACCCTGGAACCCGGGCTCCCGCGGGACTTCATCGACTGCTTCCTGCTCCAGATGGAGAAG GAGAAGGACAACCCCTCGTCGGAGTTCAACATGGAGAACCTGGAGCTGACCACGCTCAACCTCTTCTTCGCTGGCACCGAGACCGTCAGCTCCACGCTGCGGTACGGCTTCCTCATGCTGATGAAGCACCCCGCCGTGCAAG AGAAGGTGTACGAGGAGATCGAGCGGGTGATCGGCTGCGACCGGCCCCCCAACATCGAGGACCGGAGCCAGATGCCGTACACCGACGCCGTCATCCATGAGATCCAGCGTTGCAGCGACCTCATCCCCATGAACGTCCCCCACCTCGTCACCCGGGACACCTTCTTCCGTGGCTACCTCATCCCCAAG GACACCGAGGTGTACCCCCTGCTCAGCTCCGTCCTGCACGACCCCTCCGCCTACAAACACCCCGAAACCTTCGACCCCACAAACTTCCTGGACGAAAACGGCTGCTTCAAGAGGAACGAGGCCTTCGTCCCCTTCTCCGCAG GGAGGCGGGTGTGCCTGGGGGAGGCCTTGGCGAGGATGgagctcttcctcttcctcaccaccATCCTACAGAGCTTTCGGCTGCAGCCGCTGGTGCCGCCGGCGCAGCTGCCCACGGCCCCGCTGGAGAGCGGCTTCGCCAACATCCCCCCCTTCTACCAGCTGCGCGTGGTGCCCCGCTGA
- the RAB4B gene encoding ras-related protein Rab-4B, with the protein MSETYDFLFKFLVIGSAGTGKSCLLHQFIENKFKQDSNHTIGVEFGSKVVNVGGKTVKLQIWDTAGQERFRSVTRSYYRGAAGALLVYDITSRETYNALTNWLTDARTLASPNIVIILCGNKKDLDADREVTFLEASRFAQENELMFLETSALTGENVEEAFLKCARTILNKIESGELDPERMGSGIQYGDASLRQLRQPRGAQAQSRQQCSC; encoded by the exons ATTTTCTCTTCAAGTTCCTCGTGATCGGGAGCGCCGGCACGGGGAAGTCCTGCCTCCTCCATCAGTTCATCGAAAACAAAT TTAAACAGGATTCGAACCACACGATCGGGGTGGAATTTGGTTCCAAAGTCGTCAACGTCGGCGGGAAGACGGTGAAGCTGCAGATCTGGGACACGGCCGGGCAGGAGAGGTTCAG GTCGGTGACTAGAAGCTACTACCGGGGCGCTGCCGGCGCGCTCCTCGTGTACGACATCACCAG CCGGGAGACCTACAACGCTCTGACCAACTGGCTGACGGACGCCCGCACCCTCGCCAGCCCCAACATCGTCATCATCCTCTGCGGGAACAAGAAAGACTTAGACGCCGACCGGGAGGTGACGTTCCTGGAGGCTTCGCGCTTCGCCCAAGAGAACG AGCTCATGTTCCTGGAGACCAGCGCCCTGACGGGGGAGAACGTGGAGGAAGCCTTCTTGAAATGCGCGAGGACCATATTGAACAAAATCGAGTCGG GCGAACTTGACCCGGAGAGGATGGGCTCAGGGATCCAGTACGGCGACGCCTCGCTCCGCCAGCTGCGGCAGCCCCGGGGGGCCCAGGCGCAGAGCCGGCAGCAGTGCAGTTGCTGA